In Zingiber officinale cultivar Zhangliang chromosome 6A, Zo_v1.1, whole genome shotgun sequence, a single genomic region encodes these proteins:
- the LOC121998672 gene encoding chaperone protein dnaJ 8, chloroplastic-like: MATGMLRSASAASPIGGRIERRSRGGRRCAGEVRCAASMSGSLANQYRTLRIQPGASENEVKKAFRQLALQYHPDVCKESNCSAQFQQIYEAYDILMTKFIQGEEDQTPKAKKPNKRDYDGLDEPFRGKHDPSWDMWEEWMGWEGAGIRDYSSHINPYI, translated from the exons ATGGCGACCGGAATGCTTCGATCAGCGTCGGCGGCGTCCCCGATCGGGGGACGGATCGAAAGGCGGAGCCGAGGGGGAAGACGGTGTGCCGGCGAGGTGCGGTGCGCCGCTTCGATGTCCGGGAGCTTGGCGAATCAGTACAGGACGTTGAGGATTCAGCCCGGCGCGTCGGAGAACGAGGTCAAGAAGGCTTTCCGGCAGCTCGCGCTTCAG TATCATCCCGACGTTTGTAAGGAGAGTAATTGCAGTGCCCAGTTCCAACAAATCTACGAAGCTTATGAT ATTCTAATGACCAAGTTCATCCAAGGCGAGGAAGATCAAACGCCGAAAGCAAAGAAACCAAACAAGAGGGACTACGACGGGCTGGACGAGCCATTTAGGGGAAAGCATGATCCGAGTTGGGATATGTGGGAGGAATGGATGGGCTGGGAAGGAGCAGGAATTAGAGACTACTCTTCCCACATTAATCCCTACATTTAA
- the LOC121998671 gene encoding probable anion transporter 6, chloroplastic, translating to MEITRAHLALQWSRCDCLELRSVPLFPLPRHSRSRPLRLLSRLGVMASCSSGRRNGRAEELRGVIRCGVQRDLDGERLIVEAEEEEERGGVSGEENKESEWNWPPWKDLPQRYKLIGTTSLAFVICNMDKVNLSIAIIPMSHQFGWNSSTAGLVQSSFFWGYALSQLPGGWLSKFFGGKRVLEVGVLAWSLATIFVPVVAGFMPGLVLSRVLVGIGEGVSPSAATDLIAKFIPLQERSRAVAVVFGGLSIGSILGLLLAPPIIQNFGWESVFYMFGFLGILWCLGFEFVRDGQSLLGDDLIFRFREKASSIGSFLSTSSYENNSGNDSLKQLVDSLKDIPWKEFFKSKAVWAMIYAHFCGSWGHYTCLSWLPTYFSEELNLNLTEAAEVSVLPPLGSILTTSMAATFADHLISNGVETTTVRKICQTIAFLCPAVCMTLSSLDLGLPPWEVVAFVTCGLALSSFALSGLYCTHQDISPKYASILLGITNTVGAVPGIVGVALTGYLLDTTHSWSLSLFAPSIFFYLTGTLVWLTFASSKPQNFNE from the exons atggagaTCACGAGGGCTCACCTCGCCCTGCAGTGGAGCCGCTGCGATTGCCTCGAGCTCCGCTCTGTACCTCTTTTCCCGCTTCCTCGGCATTCTCGCTCCCGACCCCTCCGCCTCCTCTCGCGGCTTGGGGTTATGGCTTCGTGCTCCTCCGGGAGGAGGAATGGAAGGGCGGAGGAGCTTCGGGGAGTGATTCGATGTGGTGTACAGAGAGATTTGGATGGCGAGCGCCTGATTGTTGAggcggaggaggaagaagaaagagggggagtGAGTGGTGAGGAAAATAAGGAGTCCGAGTGGAACTGGCCCCCTTGGAAGGACTTGCCGCAGCGGTATAAGCTCATTGGCACGACGTCACTCGCATTTGTGATCTGCAACATGGATAAG GTTAACCTAAGTATTGCCATCATACCAATGTCACATCAATTTGGCTGGAATTCTTCAACTGCTGGCTTGGTTCAATCATCATTTTTCTGGGGCTATGCTTTGAGTCAGTTACCTGGTGGATGGCTCTCCAAGTTTTTTGGTGGAAA GAGAGTTCTAGAGGTAGGTGTGCTGGCTTGGTCATTGGCAACTATATTTGTTCCAGTTGTAGCAGGGTTCATGCCTGGACTGGTTTTATCAAGAGTATTG GTTGGAATTGGCGAAGGTGTTTCTCCATCAGCTGCAACTGACCTAATTGCCAA GTTTATTCCATTGCAAGAGCGCTCAAGAGCAGTTGCAGTTGTTTTTGGTGGTCTTAGCATAGGAAGCATCTTAGG GCTTCTATTAGCTCCTCCAATCATCCAAAATTTCGGTTGGGAATCTGTCTTTTACATGTTTGGTTTTCTTGGGATTCTTTG GTGTTTGGGATTTGAGTTTGTCAGAGATGGCCAGTCACTACTTGGTGATGATCTCATTTTTC GCTTTAGAGAAAAGGCATCGAGTATTGGTAGCTTTTTGTCAACATCATCCTATGAAAACAACTCAGGCAATGACTCCTTAAAACAATTGGTTGACTCACTTAAG GATATACCATGGAAGGAATTTTTCAAAAGCAAGGCAGTATGGGCAATGATATATGCTCATTTTTGTGGAAGTTGGGGCCACTATACTTGTCTATCTTGGCTGCCAACTTACTTCAG TGAGGAGCTGAACCTAAATTTGACTGAAGCAGCTGAG GTCTCAGTCCTCCCCCCTTTGGGTTCTATTCTCACTACCTCCATGGCAGCAACTTTTGCAGACCATTTAATTTCAAATGGAGTTGAGACTACAACG GTACGAAAAATTTGCCAAACAATTGCCTTTCTCTGTCCTGCAGTTTGCATGACACTTTCCTCTTTGGATCTAGGATTGCCTCCTTGGGAAGTGGTAGCTTTTGTTACCTGTGGCTTGGCACTTTCAAGCTTTGCCTTGTCTG gCCTTTATTGTACCCATCAAGATATTTCTCCCAAGTATGCAAGTATACTACTG GGTATCACAAACACAGTAGGAGCAGTACCTGGAATCGTCGGCGTCGCACTCACCGGATATCTTCTCGACACTACTCACTCCTGGAGT CTATCGTTGTTTGCCCCATCAATCTTCTTCTATTTAACCGGCACATTGGTGTGGTTGACATTTGCCAGCAgcaaacctcaaaacttcaacgAGTAG